The genome window TATACATTTTTCTACCATCTAAAAATTTTAAAGTAAAGTCCGTATTTTCGCTTTGATTCAAACTTGCTATTTCAGTGTTTTCACTACTTGAGTTTTCATTCTCTTTAGAGCATGATGTAAAAAAAATCATAGCAAAAATTGCTAGTAAAATTTTAATCTTCAAGTCCTATCCTTATGATTTTTTAAGCTTAAAAGTATAACATAAAAAGTTAAAAAACTTAAGGATAGCCTTGATAAAAAATAATTTTAGAATAAAACAAAAATCTAGAATGAAATTAAGATTAAAATACCAATACAAAAGAGATTTTTCTGTATTTTTAGAAGTGAAAAAAATTCTACAAAAGCATAAAACCTGCAAAAATATACTTCTTTACATCCCTTTAAAATACGAAATCAATCTTTATAAATTCAGACATCTTTTAGCAAAAAAATATCAAATTTTCGTTCCATTTATGCAAGATAAAAGTTTAAAGGTAGTAAAATTAAGATTAACTCTTGATAAAAAGAGTTTTGGGGTATATGAGCCAAAAGATTCTTTTTTGCAAACTCGCATTGATGTTGCGATTATTCCTGTTATAGGAGTAGATGCAAATTTAGGAAGAATTGGTCATGGTCAAGGCTTTTACGATAGATTTTTTGAATCTATTTCTTATCAAAAACCCTTGGTGATTTTTACACAAATGTTAAACGCAAAGGGCGAAAAAGCTTTTAGCCAAGAACACGATGTAAAAGGAAATTTTTATATAAACCCTTATAAAAAATATTTTAGGAAAGTTAAAAACCATGATAGAAATACTAGTAGCATTAATAGCCGTTTTTATAGGCGGAGGGATTGGGTATGT of Campylobacter sp. 2014D-0216 contains these proteins:
- a CDS encoding 5-formyltetrahydrofolate cyclo-ligase; this encodes MIKNNFRIKQKSRMKLRLKYQYKRDFSVFLEVKKILQKHKTCKNILLYIPLKYEINLYKFRHLLAKKYQIFVPFMQDKSLKVVKLRLTLDKKSFGVYEPKDSFLQTRIDVAIIPVIGVDANLGRIGHGQGFYDRFFESISYQKPLVIFTQMLNAKGEKAFSQEHDVKGNFYINPYKKYFRKVKNHDRNTSSINSRFYRRRDWVCSR